One Saccharomyces kudriavzevii IFO 1802 strain IFO1802 genome assembly, chromosome: 4 genomic region harbors:
- the MRP1 gene encoding mitochondrial 37S ribosomal protein mS43 (similar to Saccharomyces cerevisiae MRP1 (YDR347W); ancestral locus Anc_5.398), with amino-acid sequence MLRCTGCRVIRKYSTRHALEHLKEGVALKGLFSVDGLQKAWFDRVKHLDGKLNDSTNEAQQKPLEALIHENSKSASKKHIVNYASSLYNLRFSMSSLQGCARTPPEEHAKPGPEALLQTPDFNRTMSNEPSTTGNERLQEALFSSFGSLMEFRALLLNSNLAISGDGFTWLVARRQLDKRTHHNDMPSRDVEYDKLFVMNTYNAGTPFNFSTSGIMNELNNQYTNLEKQRAKEAGKSEDSEMTAKHAKAKFVYETQQKGFSGKEVSYVPLLAIDASPKAWLTDYGVFGKQKYLERVWDSIEWKIVESRLPQRTKVQAFSTL; translated from the coding sequence ATGCTTCGCTGCACTGGTTGTCGCGTTATAAGAAAGTATTCTACTAGGCATGCGCTCGAGCACTTGAAAGAAGGTGTTGCCCTGAAGGGTCTCTTTTCTGTTGATGGGTTACAAAAAGCATGGTTTGATCGGGTGAAGCATCTTGATGGCAAGTTGAACGACAGTACGAATGAGGCGCAACAAAAACCCCTGGAGGCTCTCATCCATGAAAACTCGAAGTCTGCTTCCAAGAAACACATCGTGAACTACGCATCATCGCTGTACAACTTAAGGTTTAGCATGTCCTCCCTTCAAGGATGTGCCAGGACTCCTCCAGAGGAACACGCCAAACCAGGTCCCGAAGCTTTACTCCAAACTCCAGATTTTAATAGAACAATGAGCAACGAACCGTCAACCACTGGCAATGAACGGTTGCAAGAGGCTTTATTTTCCTCATTTGGTTCTTTGATGGAGTTCAGAGCACTGCTATTAAACTCAAATCTAGCTATATCGGGTGACGGGTTTACGTGGTTGGTCGCGAGACGGCAACTCGATAAACGCACCCATCACAACGATATGCCGAGTAGAGACGTTGAATATGATAAACTGTTTGTTATGAATACTTATAATGCCGGGACTCCCTTCAACTTTTCTACTTCCGGCATAATGAATGAGCTCAACAATCAATATACCAACTTGGAAAAACAACGAGCCAAAGAAGCAGGAAAATCTGAAGATTCCGAAATGACTGCTAAGCACGCCAAGGCGAAATTTGTTTATGAAACTCAACAGAAAGGATTTTCCGGGAAAGAGGTTTCCTATGTCCCTTTACTGGCCATCGATGCGTCACCCAAAGCATGGTTAACTGATTATGGTGTATTTGGGAAACAGAAATATTTGGAAAGAGTATGGGATTCTATAGAATGGAAAATTGTGGAATCAAGGTTGCCTCAGCGCACCAAGGTCCAAGCCTTCAGCACCTTGTGA
- the SKDI04G5540 gene encoding sugar porter family MFS transporter (similar to Saccharomyces cerevisiae HXT6 (YDR343C) and HXT1 (YHR094C); ancestral locus Anc_5.395): MSQDAAIADEAPVEHLSPADSASHSVFSSSSNKAENDELKAYGEGEEHEPVVEIPKKPASAYVTVSIMCIMIAFGGFVFGWDTGTISGFVNQSDFIRRFGMKHHDGTPYLSKVRTGLIVSIFNIGCAIGGIILSKLGDMYGRKIGLIVVVVIYIIGIIIQIASIDKWYQYFIGRIISGLGVGGIAVLSPMLISEVSPKHLRGTLVACYQLMITAGIFLGYCTNYGTKTYSNSVQWRVPLGLGFAWALFMIGGMTFVPESPRYLAEVGRIEEAKRSIAVSNKVAVDDPSVLAEVEGVLAGIEAEKLAGSASWVELFSTRTKVLQRLIMGAMIQSLQQLTGDNYFFYYGTTIFKAVGLSDSFETSIVLGIVNFASTFVGIYVVDKYGRRTCLLWGAASMTACMVVYASVGVTRLWPNGQDQPSSKGAGNCMIVFACFYIFCFATTWAPIPYVVVSETFPLRVKSKAMSIATAANWFWGFLIGFFTPFITSAINFYYGYVFMGCLVFMFFYVLLVVPETKGLTLEEVNTMWEEGVLPWKSASWVPPSRRGADYNAEDLAHDDKPLYKRMFSTK; this comes from the coding sequence ATGTCACAAGACGCTGCTATTGCAGACGAAGCTCCTGTGGAGCATCTTTCTCCGGCGGACTCAGCCTCCCACTCggttttttcaagttcatcCAACAAggctgaaaatgatgaactGAAGGCGTACGGTGAAGGTGAAGAACACGAACCCGTTGTTGAAATCCCAAAGAAGCCCGCCTCTGCTTATGTTACCGTCTCTATTATGTGTATCATGATTGCTTTCGGTGGTTTCGTTTTCGGTTGGGATACTGGTACTATTTCTGGTTTCGTTAACCAAAGTGATTTCATCAGAAGGTTTGGTATGAAGCACCACGATGGTACACCTTATTTGTCTAAGGTCAGAACTGGTCTAATTGTCtctattttcaacatcGGTTGTGCCATCGGTGGTATTATTCTGTCCAAGTTAGGTGATATGTACGGTCGTAAGATCGGTTTGATTGTCGTTGTTGTAATTTACATCATCGGTATTATAATTCAAATTGCATCTATCGACAAATGGTACCAATATTTCATCGGTAGAATTATTTCTGGTTTGGGTGTTGGTGGTATTGCCGTCTTATCTCCTATGCTGATTTCTGAAGTCTCTCCAAAGCATTTGAGAGGTACTTTAGTTGCTTGTTACCAATTGATGATTACTGCCGGTATTTTCTTGGGTTACTGTACTAACTATGGTACCAAGACTTACTCAAACTCTGTCCAATGGAGAGTTCCATTAGGTTTAGGTTTCGCCTGGGCCTTGTTTATGATTGGTGGTATGACTTTCGTCCCAGAATCTCCACGTTACTTGGCTGAAGTTGGTAGAATCGAAGAAGCAAAGCGTTCCATTGCCGTTTCCAACAAGGTTGCCGTCGATGATCCATCTGTTTTAGCTGAAGTTGAAGGTGTTTTAGCTGGTATTGAAGCTGAAAAGCTAGCTGGTAGTGCTTCATGGGTTGAACTGTTTAGTACAAGGACTAAGGTTTTACAGCGTTTAATTATGGGTGCTATGATTCAATCGTTGCAACAATTGACAGGTGACAACTATTTCTTCTACTATGGTACCACCATTTTCAAGGCTGTTGGTTTGAGtgattcttttgaaacttcTATCGTCTTGGGTATCGTCAACTTTGCCTCCACTTTTGTTGGTATTTatgttgttgataaatATGGTCGTCGTACGTGTTTGTTGTGGGGTGCCGCTTCCATGACTGCTTGTATGGTTGTCTATGCTTCTGTTGGTGTTACCAGATTATGGCCAAATGGTCAAGACCAACCATCATCTAAGGGTGCTGGTAATTGTATGATTGTTTTTGCGTGTTTCTATATCTTCTGTTTTGCCACCACCTGGGCTCCAATTCCTTATGTTGTTGTTTCCGAAACTTTCCCATTGAGAGTTAAGTCTAAGGCTATGTCTATTGCTACCGCTGCCAACTGGTTCTGGGGTTTCTTGATTGGTTTCTTCACTCCATTTATTACCAGTGCCATTAACTTCTACTATGGTTATGTTTTCATGGGATGTTTGGTCTTCATGTTCTTCTACGTCTTATTGGTTGTTCCAGAAACAAAGGGTTTGACTTTAGAAGAAGTCAATACCATGTGGGAAGAAGGTGTTCTACCATGGAAATCTGCTTCTTGGGTTCCACCATCCAGAAGAGGTGCCGACTACAATGCCGAGGACTTGGCTCACGATGACAAGCCACTTTACAAAAGAATGTTCAGCACAAAGTAA
- the SVF1 gene encoding Svf1p (similar to Saccharomyces cerevisiae SVF1 (YDR346C); ancestral locus Anc_5.397): MLKWIKGGLSAVTGMAEPEYGKEYIHSVADRVKNKQPYRATTREDLFWQAPDHTNVETVIFYFSDLKTGIFGFAQIIHSNIIGLHTASQFTFRIFDSKNPEDLNIWTSTKLENFYVKDANFYADNLSVELSDDGESYHIQSSVCDLSVIDLHIKKLTPGAKVGDDPATYYGNNIDEPWGSMRHVFWPRNACHGSIKVKKEIIPVSEDQESSGDEDEEDDEEESDDEEEDSDSDEESDSEELEITYEDRTIIFKEEDPALSTFIMAFQGMKPHHAAKAWNFMYFHSEKHTAVLMEFTTPKSYANTKISAGIITDDKEVLAVTTNNNVEHLNSEVDSVGWKVPQEIRVTFKGINTKVKDEQLEPENGTEEDENAAKKANDGEEEEEEEYKNVADENKFIAVLEGPLDNLVERIDVMGEIPSFVKNIVSGVAGTKPFIYQYADPKNSTLQINGGEKIHGVAWTEVTFISESDVISEESYNEA; this comes from the coding sequence atgtTGAAGTGGATAAAAGGTGGGCTTTCTGCAGTTACTGGGATGGCAGAGCCTGAGTATGGGAAGGAATACATCCATAGTGTTGCTGACAGGGTAAAAAATAAGCAGCCTTACAGAGCAACCACTCGTGAGGATCTTTTCTGGCAAGCTCCTGACCATACCAACGTTGAAACAGTCATTTTTTACTTCagtgatttgaaaactgGTATCTTCGGTTTTGCTCAGATCATTCACTCGAACATTATTGGTTTGCATACCGCATCCCAATTTACCTTCAGAATCTTTGATTCGAAGAACCCAGAGGATTTGAATATCTGGACATCTACCAAATTGGAAAACTTCTATGTCAAAGATGCGAACTTTTACGCTGATAATCTTTCTGTCGAATTGAGTGATGATGGCGAAAGCTACCACATTCAATCCAGCGTCTGTGATCTGTCTGTCATAGACTTACATATAAAAAAGTTAACTCCCGGTGCTAAGGTCGGCGATGATCCTGCCACTTATTATGGTAACAATATCGATGAACCTTGGGGTAGTATGAGACACGTTTTCTGGCCAAGAAATGCTTGTCACGGTTCTATCAAGgtcaaaaaggaaattatCCCGGTATCAGAAGATCAAGAAAGTTCaggtgatgaagatgaagaagatgacgaagaggaaTCGGATGACGAAGAGGAGGACTCCGACAGTGACGAGGAAAGTGATAGCGAAGAACTTGAGATCACTTATGAAGATCGGACTATCATATTCAAGGAGGAAGATCCCGCACTTTCAACATTTATAATGGCTTTCCAGGGCATGAAGCCTCATCACGCGGCTAAGGCATGGAACTTTATGTATTTCCATTCCGAAAAGCATACTGCGGTATTAATGGAATTCACCACACCAAAGTCGTACGCTAACACTAAGATCTCTGCTGGTATTATTACCGACGATAAGGAAGTTTTGGCGGTGACAACTAATAATAACGTAGAGCACTTGAACTCGGAAGTTGATTCTGTTGGTTGGAAAGTTCCGCAGGAGATCAGGGTTACTTTCAAAGGTATCAATACTAAAGTAAAGGATGAGCAATTAGAACCTGAAAATGGcactgaagaagatgaaaatgctgcaaagaaagcaaacgatggagaagaagaggaggaggaggaatATAAGAACGTTGCAGATGAGAACAAGTTCATTGCTGTCCTTGAAGGTCCACTGGATAACCTGGTCGAAAGAATTGATGTGATGGGTGAAATCCCAAGCTTTGTGAAAAATATCGTCTCTGGTGTTGCCGGTACTAAGCCATTCATTTACCAATATGCTGACCCAAAAAACTCTACTCTACAAATAAATGGTGGTGAGAAGATTCACGGTGTAGCTTGGACAGAAGTAACATTTATTTCCGAGTCGGACGTCATAAGTGAAGAGTCTTACAATGAAGCATAA
- the HXT3 gene encoding hexose transporter HXT3 (similar to Saccharomyces cerevisiae HXT5 (YHR096C) and HXT3 (YDR345C); ancestral locus Anc_5.396), producing the protein MNSTPDLISPQKSSENSNAELPSNSSQVMNMPEEKGVQDDFQTEADQVFTNPNTGKGAYVTVSICCVMVAFGGFVFGWDTGTISGFVAQTDFVRRFGMKHHDGTPYLSKVRTGLIVAIFNIGCAIGGIVLAKLGDMYGRKMGLIVVVVIYIIGIIIQIASINKWYQYFIGRIISGLGVGGIAVLSPMLISEVAPKEMRGTLVSCYQLMITAGIFLGYCTNFGTKNYSNSVQWRVPLGLCFAWALFMIGGMTFVPESPRYLVEAGQIDEARASLAKVNKTAPDHPFIQQELEFIEASVEEARAAGSASWGELFTGKPAMLQRTMMGIMIQSLQQLTGDNYFFYYGTTVFNAVGMKDSFETSIVFGVVNLFSTACSLYTVDRFGRRNCLLYGAIGMVCCYVVYASVGVTKLWPNGEGNGSSKGAGNCMICFACFYIFCFATTWAPIAYVVISETFPLRVKSKAMSVATAANWVWGFLIGFFTPFITGAINFYYGYVFMGCMVFAYFYVFFFVPETKGLTLEEVNDMYAEGVLPWKSASWVPTSRRGADYDADALMHDDQPFYKKMFGKN; encoded by the coding sequence ATGAATTCAACTCCAGATTTAATATCTCCTCAAAAATCAAGTGAGAACTCAAATGCTGAGTTGCCCTCAAATAGCTCCCAGGTAATGAACATgcctgaagaaaaaggtgTACAAGACGACTTCCAAACTGAAGCTGACCAAGTATTCACCAACCCAAACACAGGTAAAGGTGCTTATGTTACCGTCTCCATCTGTTGTGTCATGGTTGCCTTTGGTGGTTTCGTTTTCGGTTGGGATACTGGTACTATTTCTGGTTTCGTTGCTCAAACTGACTTCGTGAGAAGATTTGGTATGAAGCACCACGATGGTACACCTTATTTGTCTAAGGTCAGAACTGGTTTAATTGTCgctattttcaacattgGTTGCGCCATCGGTGGTATTGTTCTGGCCAAGTTAGGTGATATGTACGGTCGTAAGATGGGTTTGATTGTCGTTGTTGTAATTTACATCATCGgtattattattcaaattgCATCTATCAACAAATGGTACCAATATTTCATCGGTAGAATTATTTCTGGTTTGGGTGTTGGTGGTATTGCCGTCTTATCTCCTATGCTGATTTCTGAAGTCGCTCCTAAGGAAATGAGAGGTACTTTAGTCTCCTGTTACCAATTGATGATTACCGCCGGTATTTTCTTGGGTTACTGTACCAATTTCGGTACTAAAAACTATTCTAACTCTGTCCAATGGAGAGTTCCATTAGGTCTGTGTTTCGCTTGGGCCTTGTTTATGATTGGTGGTATGACTTTTGTTCCTGAATCTCCACGTTACTTGGTCGAAGCTGGTCAGATCGACGAAGCTAGAGCCTCTCTAGCTAAGGTGAACAAAACTGCTCCAGACCATCCATTCATTCAACAAGAATTGGAATTCATTGAAGCTAGTGTTGAAGAAGCCAGAGCTGCTGGTTCAGCATCATGGGGTGAATTGTTCACTGGTAAACCAGCTATGCTTCAACGTACCATGATGGGTATCATGATCCAATCTCTACAACAATTGACTGGTGATAACTATTTCTTCTACTACGGTACTACTGTTTTCAACGCTGTCGGTATGAAAGATTCTTTCGAAACCTCTATTGTTTTTGGTGTCGTCAATCTATTCTCTACCGCTTGTTCCCTATACACCGTCGATCGTTTTGGCCGTCGTAACTGTTTACTATATGGTGCTATTGGTATGGTTTGTTGTTACGTTGTCTATGCTTCCGTCGGTGTTACCAAGTTATGGCCAAACGGTGAAGGTAATGGTTCATCTAAGGGTGCCGGTAACTGTATGATTTGTTTCGCCTGTTTCTATATCTTCTGTTTTGCTACTACCTGGGCTCCAATTGCTTATGTTGTTATTTCCGAAACTTTCCCATTGAGAGTTAAGTCTAAGGCTATGTCTGTTGCTACCGCTGCTAACTGGGTCTGGGGTTTCTTGATTGGTTTCTTCACTCCATTTATTACCGGTGCTATCAACTTCTACTACGGTTACGTTTTCATGGGCTGTATGGTTTTCGCGTACTTCTacgttttcttctttgttccAGAAACAAAGGGTCtaactttggaagaagtcAATGATATGTATGCCGAAGGTGTTCTACCATGGAAGTCTGCTTCTTGGGTTCCAACATCCAGAAGAGGTGCTGACTACGATGCTGATGCATTGATGCATGATGACCAACCAttttacaagaaaatgttCGGTAAGAATTGA